From Streptomyces sp. NBC_00370, a single genomic window includes:
- a CDS encoding helix-turn-helix domain-containing protein, with product MTDAEAAQALTRLRRTLRERLGIEGLTTGNLKQRTGLSRTTLSNALNDRHDRPSWNTVAAIAKALRFSPEKISALHELWEQSDPSGSVATAPVPLAVPEPTMPLPFWRRRPRLLLGATATAVILTAGAGVPLWLNGSDSSDHKSPSGKHPKLPAPAASGPLLVTSKWPTFKSCDGGTAVAMPAGGKPLTDFTPQTQDFRTVVTTPKNQGGTWGSGHLYVDLSTKDDTTVTIDEIHLSTRVPERINAPAWVALTQGGCGDVQDRVFELDLDKPRLIDQGVQGQSTPGDKPAPTNPLGSGFTVNAKDPAIVRVDATACHGNYRWSLVIDYSYNGKTLQKKLGPFTTFSVPNADTRTYVPNLSTGDIGAPLPEPSAPTGCPETSR from the coding sequence ATGACAGACGCCGAAGCTGCGCAGGCCCTGACGCGTCTGCGGCGGACGCTCCGGGAGCGCCTCGGGATTGAAGGTCTGACCACGGGTAACCTGAAGCAGCGGACGGGGCTGTCCAGAACGACGCTCAGCAACGCACTGAACGACCGTCACGACCGTCCCTCCTGGAACACAGTCGCTGCCATCGCCAAGGCACTGCGTTTCAGCCCGGAGAAGATCTCGGCGTTACACGAGTTGTGGGAGCAGTCGGACCCGAGTGGATCCGTAGCCACTGCGCCGGTGCCGCTCGCCGTGCCGGAGCCCACGATGCCGTTGCCGTTTTGGCGGCGTCGGCCCCGTTTACTTCTCGGGGCGACAGCGACCGCAGTGATCCTTACAGCCGGTGCAGGCGTACCTCTGTGGTTAAACGGTTCCGACTCGTCTGACCACAAGTCGCCGTCCGGCAAGCACCCAAAGCTTCCTGCTCCCGCCGCCTCGGGGCCGCTGCTCGTCACGTCCAAGTGGCCGACGTTCAAGAGCTGTGATGGCGGAACGGCTGTGGCGATGCCCGCCGGTGGTAAGCCACTCACAGACTTCACTCCCCAGACACAAGACTTCCGTACTGTCGTGACCACGCCGAAGAACCAAGGTGGCACATGGGGATCCGGACATCTCTACGTGGACCTCAGCACGAAAGATGACACCACGGTCACCATCGACGAGATCCACCTGTCGACCCGCGTTCCCGAGCGCATCAACGCACCAGCGTGGGTGGCGCTGACACAAGGCGGTTGCGGTGACGTCCAGGACAGAGTCTTCGAACTCGATCTGGACAAACCCCGGCTAATCGACCAAGGCGTCCAGGGCCAGTCGACGCCCGGCGACAAACCAGCCCCCACCAACCCGCTTGGGTCCGGCTTCACGGTGAACGCCAAGGACCCAGCCATCGTGCGCGTCGACGCAACGGCCTGCCACGGGAATTACCGGTGGAGCCTGGTCATCGACTACAGCTACAACGGCAAAACGCTCCAGAAGAAACTGGGCCCCTTCACAACATTCAGCGTCCCCAATGCAGACACGCGTACATACGTGCCAAACCTGTCGACCGGCGACATCGGCGCACCCCTACCGGAGCCAAGCGCCCCTACCGGATGCCCTGAGACCAGCCGATGA